Proteins found in one bacterium 336/3 genomic segment:
- a CDS encoding RNA polymerase subunit sigma: MNEKELIPQLFKTEYRKIISVLCKLFGIVHIEIAEDITNDTFLLASETWGLNGIPENPTAWLYTVAKNRTKDYLKRHKTFSEKIVVDFKLNQNQSEEFDVDLSLKNITDSQLQMIFTI, encoded by the coding sequence TTGAACGAGAAAGAATTAATTCCACAACTTTTTAAAACAGAGTACAGAAAAATAATTTCTGTACTCTGTAAGTTGTTTGGCATTGTTCATATTGAAATTGCAGAGGATATTACAAACGATACTTTTTTATTGGCTTCTGAAACTTGGGGATTAAATGGCATTCCCGAGAATCCAACGGCTTGGCTTTATACTGTTGCTAAAAACAGAACCAAGGACTACCTTAAACGACATAAAACATTTTCTGAAAAAATAGTTGTTGATTTTAAACTGAATCAAAACCAAAGTGAAGAATTTGATGTTGATTTATCTCTTAAAAATATAACTGACAGTCAATTGCAAATGATTTTCACAATTTG
- a CDS encoding transcription initiation protein: MKEFMMIFRSEINESFGPSQEQMQGNIQHWIDWLGGIAAQGKMASANRLSFEGKTLKPNNVIADGPYAEVKEIIGGYVVVKATNIDEAMKLAEGCPILSHGGNVEVRSIVAVNS, translated from the coding sequence ATGAAAGAATTTATGATGATTTTCAGAAGCGAAATTAACGAATCGTTTGGCCCTTCTCAAGAACAAATGCAAGGCAACATTCAACATTGGATAGATTGGTTAGGTGGTATTGCTGCACAAGGAAAAATGGCAAGTGCAAACCGTTTGAGTTTTGAAGGAAAAACATTGAAGCCTAATAATGTAATTGCAGACGGACCTTATGCAGAAGTAAAAGAAATTATTGGAGGTTACGTAGTTGTAAAAGCAACTAACATTGATGAAGCCATGAAATTGGCAGAAGGTTGCCCAATCCTTAGCCATGGAGGAAACGTTGAAGTCAGAAGTATAGTAGCAGTTAACAGTTAA
- a CDS encoding sugar dehydrogenase, with amino-acid sequence MNKSQALIVGGTTGMGKATAQLLLQQGVEVVIVGRADKNLEVVQKELSTFGSVKTVALNLFDIDAVKAFSEKLATEYPSLKYLVNSAGYFSPKPFLEHTEADYDIYHNFNKAFFFISQSVAKIMVSNGGGSIVNIGSMWAKQAIKATPSSAYSMAKAGLHSLTQHLAMELADSNIRVNAVSPAVVVTPIYGSFIEESKIEETLQGFNAFHPIGRVGRPEDIAKTISFLLGDDSSWVTGAIWDIDGGVIAGRN; translated from the coding sequence ATGAATAAATCACAAGCATTAATTGTAGGTGGTACAACAGGAATGGGCAAAGCCACTGCACAACTTTTATTACAACAAGGAGTAGAAGTTGTCATTGTTGGCAGAGCTGACAAAAACCTTGAAGTTGTCCAAAAAGAGCTATCAACTTTTGGAAGTGTGAAAACAGTAGCCTTAAACTTATTTGATATAGATGCTGTAAAAGCATTTTCTGAAAAGTTAGCAACTGAGTATCCAAGCCTAAAATATTTGGTAAATTCGGCAGGATATTTTAGCCCAAAACCATTTTTGGAACACACAGAAGCCGACTATGATATTTACCACAATTTCAACAAGGCATTTTTCTTCATCAGCCAATCAGTTGCAAAAATAATGGTTTCAAATGGTGGTGGTTCTATTGTCAATATTGGTTCTATGTGGGCAAAACAAGCCATTAAAGCTACACCATCAAGTGCCTACTCAATGGCAAAGGCAGGTTTGCACAGTCTTACACAGCATTTGGCAATGGAGTTAGCAGACAGCAATATTCGTGTAAATGCAGTTTCGCCAGCAGTTGTTGTAACACCAATTTACGGTTCATTTATTGAAGAAAGCAAAATTGAAGAAACATTGCAAGGTTTTAACGCCTTCCATCCAATTGGTAGAGTTGGAAGACCAGAAGACATTGCTAAAACAATCAGTTTTTTATTGGGTGATGATAGTTCTTGGGTTACAGGTGCAATTTGGGATATTGATGGTGGCGTTATTGCAGGTAGAAATTAA